The sequence CTCCTTCCGCAGTACTTCGTGGCAATTTTGAGAGCCAAAGGCACCCTGCGACCACCAGAGCGCCAGGCCCTCTTTGGGCCCTGGGAACTCATTTACGGCGCCAGCCAGTGAGTAGAAGGGGAGTGGGGAGACAAGCTGGGGAGACCTGTTTCCGGCAGTGCAGAGAGCTCAGAGTAGGGGAGATCCAGGTTCACATCCAGAGTCTGCCAGTTACCTCCCCTGTGGTCTTGGCCCAGCGCCTTAATCTGCCTCAGTTCTCCAGCcacttgctgttcagtcgctaagtcgtgtgggaatcttcgcgaccccacggactacggCACGCCAGGCTCgccttccttcaccatctccgagtttgctcagattcatatccactgagtcctCCTCCCACAAAATGGGGCTGTACTACCTCCGGAGCAGGGTTATGAGAATTAAGAGAGGTGGTGCTTGAGTAGTTCTTGGGCTCATCTTTTATTGTCCTTACCCGCACAGAGAGCTGCTTCCTTACCTCGAAGGAGGGCGCTGGGGACAGGGGTTGGAGGGCTTCTGCAACCACCTGGAGCTCTACACCCAATTTGCTGCCAATGTTGAGAGGTCCCGGACCATCCTGCAGGTAACCTGATAACTTCAAGTCCTTCCCCTTGTCCTTTGTACATTTCCTCTTTATCTGGAGACCCAAACTTCATTCATATTGTTCTTGCATTTATAGAGCCCAGCTCTATGTGAAGTTTCCAGTAGGGAACCGGGGTTCTCAGGAGCATACAGCTTCCTGAGGACCTGGGATGTGTACACAGAAGAATGCAGTATAAGGAGGGGGCTTCTCTCCCTGCTGCCAACCCTTTCCTCGTCATTCTAGGAGCAACTGAAGAAGAACAAACATTTCCGGAGATTTGTGCGACTTCAGGAAGGCCGCCCTGAGTTTGGTGGCCTTCAGCTCCAGGAcctgctccctctgcctctgCAGAGGCTCCAGCAGTGAGTGAACTCACCCAGACTCAGCCGACTTTTCTGAGGACTCTGCGTCTGTACGATGGCTGCTCTGTCTTTGTGGGATTTCATGGGATCTGTCCCACTGTCTCTCTCCTGGGACAAACTGCTCCTCACAATTTTCTGCAAGAGTAAATGTGAACCCACTGGAGTACCTGGGCTGTGCAGCCTCAGGCCCTTAGCTGGGATTGTTTAACTTAAGCTGAAGTGAGGGGTCTGTGATAAGGCTAGTAACAAGGTTTCTGAAGATGAAAGGCTTAGAATTTCTGTCCCTGGGAATGAGTTAAGAACTTATAGTGGTTGTTCCTGGCATCCTCCTTGGGTTGATTAACTTTCACCTTGGGATCTGGTCTGCCTTCCTGACTGTTCAGTGTGGGATAGAAGAGGGCCACATGGAGTGAACCCAGGTTCTGAGTCCCAGATGGAAGAGGGGGATAAGACAGCCCCAGGCAGGTCTTTCCTGGCTCCCCAGCTGAAGTTTGTACAGGGGGTGATCTGTGTCAGGCAGAGGAAATTGTGCCTAGCTCTACTTCCCCCTCATAGACTTCTAATTCCAGGTATGAGAATCTTGCTGTGGCTTTGGCTGAAAACACAAGTCCCAACAGCCCTGAACACAAACAGCTCACAAGTATGTTCTTGCTCTTCCACAGCATTTCTTGGAGATTGCTTCTGTTCCCTTTCTGTTTCTGGCCTCCAACCATGTATGATATGCCCCAGCCTTCCAATGATGTGTATACAACGTTCCTATTGCCCTGCCTCTACTCTTCCAGAAATTAGACTCTGACCCTAGTCCTGTCTGGATTAGCCTTTCACAACCACCATTCACCCAAAGCCAAAGTTGTGCTGGGAGTGGGGCGTGGAATATCATTCTAGGGGCTGCCCAGCTGATAAGTGAGACTGCCCAGAGAGTCCACACCATCGCtcagaaacagaagaatgaaCAGCATCTCCAGCGTGTCCAGGCTCTGCTGAGTGGACGGCAAGCAAAGGGGCTTGTATCAGGTAGTCCATGTGCATGCTTCCCCTCAGTCTGCAAACTGCCCTTTTCTCACCCCCATCCTCTCTATTGCCAGCACATACCAGCCGCCTCTCATTTTCTCAGCCTCCCTTTCCTTTTATCCTGTGGGTTGTAGTCCTGAAGCTGCACCAGAATAACCATCTCCCACCTCTCAGGTCGCTGGTTCCTACGCCAGGGATGGCTATTGGTGGTGCCTCCCCGAGGGGAGCCTCGGCCCCGAatgttcttcctcttctctgatgCACTCCTCATGGCCAAGCCTCGACCCCCATTGCATCTGCTGCAGAGTGGCACCTTTGCCTGCCGGGCCCTCTACCCCATGGCCGAGTGTCAACTCCACAGGGTCTTTGGCCACTCAGGAGGCCCTTGTGGTGGACTGCTCAGCGTAAGTAACAGGAGAGAGCCTTAGGCAGGGTAGGAAAGGCCCAAACAGTACCAGGCGCCTGTGTACCACTCATCTCCTTGGCCTAAGCCCCCCTCATAGGAACTGAGTCACCTGCGTTGAGAGGATACCAGGGCTTGGGGTTCATGCCTGGTTCTCACTTCAGCCCTAAATTACTGCCATGGAAATAGCAGGGCCTTTGGCTTAAGGCTGGACCTTTCTGAGCCATGTGCTAAGAGGTGATCTCTCTCTAGCTGTCCTTTCCCCATGAGAAGCTACTGCTTATGTCCACAGACCAGGAGGAGCTGTCGCACTGGCACCACAGTCTGACTCTGGCCATCAGGTAAGTTGTTTTCCCCCAGGAAGAGTGCTGTGGTGAGGCCCAGGAGCTGGAAATGGCACTTCTGAGCCTATTTCATGTCTggaacccacccccaccccccaagcacGCCCCTGTCCAACACCCCAGGTGATTTTGTCGGAATAGAGTGCTCATGCCAGTGCCTGAGCTGTTTTCTCTCCACAGCAGCCAGAAGAACTAGAGGAATCTTACAAATTCCAGAGTCCAGGATACCATGGGGATAGGTCAGAATCAGGGGTACAAAGGAATCTTACTAACAAAACACAGACTCTTCATGGTTTGAGAAGAATCATTTTGTGTTTGCCTGAGACCAAGACACACCATGTCCTCTGACCAGCTCTTAAAGAATCAGGACACCAAGTCTGACTCAGCTGAACCAGCCAATACAGAGGAGGGGATCTGGGGCTGATAAGTTTGGTGCTGTGTCTGTGGACAGCTGTTTATCAAGTTTGCAGCTTTGCAAGTGTGGCTGTTTTTATGTTGTATATagtttctataatttattttcccaccGGATTTCagtaaagttttttcttttttggtgaagCCATTTTGTCTCAGCTATGCAATACGAGAAAAGGGATTTTTGTGCCCTCAAGGCTGGCATGACTGTGGCCTCAGGAATACAAATAAAAGAACTGGAGCTCCCTCTATCTTCTtggctcctgcactggaaggcggccTCTTTAAGTCCTAATAAGGGAAGCTTTTCAAGAAGGCCTGGTTGTTCTTAGGCACCTAGTAAGGGGGGGtgggtgtggatgtgtgtgtccgtgtgtgtacAGCTGGAATGGAAAAAGCACACAGGAGCATCCAGTCACAGGAACAGACTCTGTTTTACTAAACCATCcactgtttttccttctttccaatgGGGGCTGTGACTGCGGCCCTGTGCTGCAGACTTCCTGCATCTTCTCCTTAGCGTGGGCTCCATTTCCCTCGGAGGAGCTAAGTTCCTTGTCCCTGTGTTCCAATTTAGGGGCTCCTCCCAGGCCTGACTGTCACCAGCCTCTTCCTCATCCTCCTCTATACAGAAGTCCTCGGCAAAGGGTATGCTGGCCTCTGTGAGGGGGGAGATCAGGCATGTTCCAGTTTCAGAGGCTTTGTCTCTACCTCCAGCAGACTGTCACCTCCCAACCCTGTACCTGGTTCTGGAACCTCCACACCCTTGTTCGGTTTGCTGTCTTGTAACAGCTGGTGGATAGTCTGTAGCTTCATGTGTAGAAGCTCCTGCTGGGCTCCAGCCAGGGTAGTCACACTGCAGACATGTCCATTCAGAGGCTGCCCAATCTCTGTCCCCACCTCTCCCACCCACCACAAGTTCTCTCTAGCCACAGGGTCATTGCTCTC is a genomic window of Cervus canadensis isolate Bull #8, Minnesota chromosome 14, ASM1932006v1, whole genome shotgun sequence containing:
- the ARHGEF39 gene encoding rho guanine nucleotide exchange factor 39 isoform X2 → MESPAPGARCPVQEQRARWERKRSCTARELLETERRYQEQLGLVATYFVAILRAKGTLRPPERQALFGPWELIYGASQELLPYLEGGRWGQGLEGFCNHLELYTQFAANVERSRTILQEQLKKNKHFRRFVRLQEGRPEFGGLQLQDLLPLPLQRLQQYENLAVALAENTSPNSPEHKQLTRAAQLISETAQRVHTIAQKQKNEQHLQRVQALLSGRQAKGLVSGRWFLRQGWLLVVPPRGEPRPRMFFLFSDALLMAKPRPPLHLLQSGTFACRALYPMAECQLHRVFGHSGGPCGGLLSLSFPHEKLLLMSTDQEELSHWHHSLTLAISQKN
- the ARHGEF39 gene encoding rho guanine nucleotide exchange factor 39 isoform X1; protein product: MESPAPGARCPVQEQRARWERKRSCTARELLETERRYQEQLGLVATYFVAILRAKGTLRPPERQALFGPWELIYGASQELLPYLEGGRWGQGLEGFCNHLELYTQFAANVERSRTILQEQLKKNKHFRRFVRLQEGRPEFGGLQLQDLLPLPLQRLQQYENLAVALAENTSPNSPEHKQLTRAAQLISETAQRVHTIAQKQKNEQHLQRVQALLSGRQAKGLVSGRWFLRQGWLLVVPPRGEPRPRMFFLFSDALLMAKPRPPLHLLQSGTFACRALYPMAECQLHRVFGHSGGPCGGLLSLSFPHEKLLLMSTDQEELSHWHHSLTLAISSQKN